One segment of Echeneis naucrates chromosome 15, fEcheNa1.1, whole genome shotgun sequence DNA contains the following:
- the LOC115055086 gene encoding zinc finger protein ZIC 5-like, whose protein sequence is MKRSAVVARHNGLVSPLGNNNSGALSIVTPPQQRAITASADSSGGVEGLLDFSKGPTVKTELVCKWIDRTSSRQRLGRTATSICDQTFNTMHELVDHVTTEHVAAGLETLSHVCMWDECMRGGKAFKAKYKLINHIRVHTGEKPFSCAFPNCGKMFARSENLKIHTRTHTGEKPFQCEFCERRFANSSDRKKHSQVHTASKPYDCKALGCTKSYTHPSSLRKHMKVHIKSSPTSEPQDSYDSIPHQLQQPHQALLEPLNLKINCLSPSLANKNAHFPLLSNYKTDISSASNVDHKLLLQSSSPMAMPLDLSLSGLKNQLSQKQQSRTPRRSQRSVNPALPQLSNIKEWYVCTRTTVPHLPLLQPDHIKSEPSDDEEYVT, encoded by the exons ATGAAGCGGTCGGCTGTAGTGGCCAGGCACAATGGCCTCGTCTCTCCGCTGGGGAACAACAACTCCGGAGCTTTGAGCATCGTCACACCGCCCCAGCAAAGAGCCATCACCGCTTCTGCTGATAGCAGTGGCGGGGTGGAGGGCCTGTTGGATTTCTCCAAAGGCCCCACCGTTAAAACTGAACTGGTCTGCAAATGGATTGATCGAACTTCTTCCAGACAGAGGTTGGGGCGGACGGCGACGTCTATCTGCGACCAAACTTTCAACACCATGCACGAGCTGGTGGACCACGTCACCACCGAGCATGTAGCGGCGGGGCTCGAGACCCTTAGTCATGTCTGCATGTGGGACGAGTGCATGCGCGGCGGGAAGGCATTTAAAGCTAAATATAAACTCATCAACCACATCCGCGTGCACACCGGGGAAAAACCGTTTTCATGCGCATTTCCTAACTGCGGCAAGATGTTCGCGCGCTCAGAGAACCTCAAGATCCACACGCGCACTCACACTG GTGAGAAGCCTTTCCAGTGTGAATTCTGCGAACGTCGTTTTGCCAACAGCAGTGACCGGAAGAAGCACTCGCAGGTCCACACCGCCTCAAAGCCCTACGACTGCAAGGCCCTGGGCTGCACCAAGTCCTATACCCACCCCAGTTCCCTGCGAAAACACATGAAAGTTCACATCAAGTCATCACCTACCTCTGAACCCCAGGACTCATACGATTCCATTCCTCATCAGCTCCAACAACCTCACCAGGCACTCCTTGAGCCCCTCAACCTCAAAATTAACTGCCTCTCTCCTTCACTTGCCAACAAAAAtgctcattttcctcttctgtccaATTATAAGACAGATATCAGCTCAGCCAGCAACGTGGaccacaagctgctgctgcagagttcATCTCCAATGGCCATGCCACTGGACCTGTCCCTGTCAGGCCTGAAGAATCAGCTGTCccagaagcagcagagcaggacCCCACGGAGGAGCCAGCGTTCAGTCAACCCAGCCTTACCTCAGTTATCTAACATTAAAGAGTGGTATGTCTGCACTAGGACTACAGTACCACACTTACCTCTACTGCAACCAGACCACATTAAATCAGAA